GCAACAGCCAGAACAGGTGGAAGCGGGAAGAAAACAGGCGCATTCGGCTAACTTGGTGAGCGCGATCGCGCAACAAAATTACCCTAAAATTGGGCAACTTCTCTATAACGATTTAGAGAAGGTGGTGTTCCCGGCTTATCCGCAAGTAGAAGCTTTGAAAGCCGCGTTTCAGGAAGAAAATGAAGTTTTGGGGGCCATGATGTCAGGAAGTGGTCCCACCGTCTTTGCCTTATGTTCTCCTAATGCCGTTGCAGACAATATTGTCAAGGCAGTGAAGTCAAAATTGAAGGATGCCACCCTCGAATTTTGGATTACCGAGTTAACCGGTCACGGCATACAAATTAAGTAAAATCTGCTTGCTGAATTGCACAAGCTGAGAGATTTTTCTGGCTCTCAATTCCACCGAAATAATGACATATTTTGTAACAAAGTTTACAGAAATTAGCACGTTTTTAATAATTAAACGCAATCAATTTTAAGATAGAAACAAAGGAAAGAAATGATCCGCCTCCAGAGCAATTAAACCTGTCTCACTCCCAAATGAACCGCAACTTAAGCCCATCTCAGTAATTCCCCAAAGGTAGGTTGCACCAAGCCGTTGTTTTGCTCTAGTGGCGGGAGATCAAAGAAAAGGATGCTTCTGGTTGACAGGAGCGATCGTAAAACGTTGATCGAAACTAGCATGAGTCTCAGAACTGAACAGGAGGAGAACATGAAAAACTATGATTATGTCATTTTAGGCGCTGGCTTAGGCGGATTATCCGCAGCAGCTTGTCTCACCCGCCAAGGCTATCAGGTCGCTGTGTTAGAGCAACATTACCTTCCTGGGGGATGTTGTCATACCTTTGATTATGGGGAGTATCGCTTCTGTGCCGATGTTCACTATATCTATCAATGTGGCGAAGGGCAAACGGTCCAACAATTTCTTAACTATATCAATCGTCACGTTTCCTTTAATTCTCTTGATTCAGATTGCATTGATCGCGTGATTACACCGGAAGTTGATTTTCGGATTCCTTTGAATTGGGAAAAATTCCGCGATCGACTCATCGCTCATTTTCCTGAAGAAGCCCGGGGAATCAATCTTTACTGTGATGAAATTAAACAACTACATCAAGATATACAACGATTAAATAACGAAGGGCTGCAGTGGTTTAATCTCGACTGGTCTGATTGGCTATCGTTACCGAAATATTGGCATTTATTCACCAGACGGAACTGGACATTACAAAACCTTTATGACCGTATTGGACTATCCCCGAAACTCCAAGCCTTATTAGCCGGTCAAAGTGGAGACTATGGTTTACCCCCCTCAAAAATTGCCCTTCTTACTCATGCCTCGTTGGTTTTTGACTATGCAGAAGGAGCCTACTATCCTCAGCATCACTTCAAAGATTTAGTCGATACCATTGTCTCTGCCATTACTGAGGGCGGGGGAATTGTACAGTATTCCACCGCTGTACAGCATATCGAAGTGGAAAATCATCAGGTGAAAAGTATCACCGCCGGGGAAGAAACCTATCAAGCTGATATTGCCTATATTAGCGACCTCGACCCCAAATTAACCGTGGAACTGATGCATGATCCTAAGGCGATTAGCCGACAAGAATATCAGCGCCTGACTGGCTATGAATACTCCGCAAGTGCATTTAATATTTATCTGGGTTTGGATAGTCGATTTGATCCGCATCGCTATGGAATTGGCAACTGGAATATTTGGTATTATCCGAATAGCGATCTCAACCAAGCCTATCAACAGCAACTGCAAGGCAATTTAGAACACCCTTGGCTCTTTCTATCCTGTCCAACTTTGAAATCCCGCGAACCGGGTATGGCACCAGACAGTCATCATGTTTTAGAAATTGCTACCGTTTGTCCCTACAAACCCTTTCAAGAACTTCACGCAACCGATTTAAAAGCTTACAAAGCCAAAAAACGAGAAACGTATAAAGAAGTCATGGCTAGCGTCAGGGACTTGGTGCCTGATATTGATCAATATATTCGCATGAAAGTCTTTGGGACACCGACGACCAGCGAATACTATCTTGGACAACCTCAAGGTAATATGTACGGTGCTAATCTGATTCCGCAACAGATTGGTTTAAATCGTCTCGGGTATAAGACTGAATTGCCTAATCTTTTCCTGGTAGGAGCGAGTGCTGGCTATCCTAGTGTGCCAGGCGTCATTAACAATGGTATGGATGTCGTGGAATTACTCACAGGAGAATCGGTTCGGCAGCAACAACCTGAACTGGTAACTAGCAGTTCCTAGGTTGCAGATTACACCTTCTTCAACAGAAGGCGCCTGCTGCGACCGTTGGTCAGCGGTACACTGGACTTTGAGTCCGGTGCGGGGTTCACAAGCGCTGGAACTTGGTTCCGGCGACGACCCCTTGCCTGTGCTGACCGCCCAGCCGCGGTCAAGAAAACCATTATACCTTTGGGGGTGAGTGCGATGCGTGCGATGACTTTAGAAAAAGTGGGTCAACCCTTACGGGAGGCTGAACTCGCTGTGCCTAAACCGGAACCGAAACAAGTTCTACTCAAGGTCCAAGTTTGTGGTGTCTGTCGCACGGATTTGCATATTGTCGATGGGGAACTGCCTGACCCCAAGCTGCCTCTGATCTTGGGTCATCAGATTGTGGGGACAGTGGTCGAAACGGGTCGGGAAGCGAGTCAATTTTCGGTCGGAATGCGGGTGGGTGTCCCATGGCTGGGTCAGACCTGCGGCTGCTGTCGTTATTGTCTGGCGGGACGAGAAAACTTGTGCGATCGCGCCTTATTTACCGGTTACGATCTCAATGGCGGTTATGCTGAATATGCGGTCGCTGATGAACAATTTTGCTTTGCTATCCCCAAAGGATTTCCTAATTTACAAGCTGCCCCTTTACTCTGTGCGGGACTAATTGGCTATCGTTCTTATCGCATGACAGAAGAGGCCCAAAAAATTGGCTTTTACGGCTTTGGTGCCGCTGCCCATATCTTGATTCAGGTTGCGAACTATCAGCAACGCCAAGTTTATGCCTTTACTCGCCCCGGAGACACCAAAGGACAAGCGTTTGCTCGTGAGTTGGGTGCCGTTTGGGCAGGGGGATCAGATGAAACGCCACCAGACCTCTTAGATGCGGCGATCATTTTTGCGCCAGTGGGTCAACTGGTTCCTGCCGCTCTCAAAGCATTAACAAAAGGAGGAATTGTGGTTTGTGCTGGCATTCATATGAGTGATATTCCCAGTTTTCCTTATCGGATTTTGTGGGAAGAACGGGTTGTCCGTTCCGTTGCCAATCTCACCCGACAAGATGGGGAAGAATTTTTGGCGTTAGCCCCGCTCATCCCCATTCGCACCAAAGTAACCGCCTTTCCTTTAGCTGCCGCCAATGAAGCCCTTCATGCCTTACAAGTGGGTGAAATTAACGGTGCAGCGGTTTTAGTCATGCCCGATGAAAAAGATTAAGCGGTAGTCTCTGTAGTCAATTCAATTGCGTTTCAGGGCGAACACCGTCCGCCCCAACTGATCCTTATAAATGGACGTTACATCGCCGCTGCTAAATCAACCAGACGATTGCTATATCCCCACTCATTGTCGTAATAAGCGAGAATTTTCACAAAATTCCCATCCATCACTTTAGTTGAACTGAGATCAACAATCGAGGAATGGGGATCTTGGACACAATCGGAAGAAACTAAGGGCCATTCGCTGGTTGCCAAAATGTCTTTCATTTCTCCTTCCGCGTACTTGTTGAACGCGGCATTGATATCCTCAGCAGCAACGGCTGTTCCCAGCACCGCGTTGAGATCGACGACTGATCCCGTTGGTGTGGGCACTCGCAAAGCAATGCCATCCAGTTTCCCTTTGAGTTGCGGTAAGACAAGCCCCACTGCTACTGCTGCCCCGGTACTGGTGGGAACAATATTTTGAGCAGCCGTGCGTCCTCGCGTCCAGCTATTATGAGCCATATCGACCACCCGTTGATCGGCCGTGTAAGCGTGAACCGTAGTCATCCAACCTTTTTCGATACCAAATTCTTTGTCTAAAATGGAAGCAATGGGAGCTAGGCAATTGGTCGTGCAAGAAGCCGCAGAAATAACGCGATCGCGCTCAGGATCAATCGTCTCATCATTTACGCCATGAACCACTGTCGGTACATCTCCCCCTTTTGCCGGGGCACTAATAATCACCCGTTTTGCACCCGCACTGACATGAAGACCAGCCTTCTCGGCACTACGGAAAACGCCAGTTGATTCAATCACGACATCAATGCCCATATCTTTCCAAGGCAAAGCAGCAGGGTCTTTTTCTGCCAAAATCGGAATATTTTTGTCATCAATCACTAAGCCTTGCTCATTGCAGCCAACCTTACCGGGATAACGACGATAAACCGAATCATATTTCAACATATACGCCGCTTGATCACTGGCAATTGCAATATCATTAATTGCGACCACCTCTACATTTGGGTAAGGGTGCGCAATGCGCATAAACGCCCGTCCAATTCTGCCAAAGCCATTAATTGCAACTCGTACCATGGTATACCATCCTCCAGCTCATGGGTATTTTCGCTCAATTTTGCTTAGTCAGTATATACCCCACTTTGAAGACAAACTGTCGCCAATAAAGCCAAATTATGCCCGTCAGTCTTGAAATCAGGTCCTCTAACACGCATCAATCGGCTTTAGGAAAGTTTTAAAACTGATCCCGCTTTTCTCTCAGAAAAATAAAAATAAGTGATTTTTATTACGCTATAAAACTAATCTGACTGTGTTAATTAAATTACGCAACAATTAAAAAAAGATGACTGCTAACCCAAAATTGATTATGCAACGCCCAATTTATCTTGACTGTCACGCCACAACACCGGTTGATCCGCAAGTGTTAGAGGCGATGCTGCCCTATTTCACCGAGCATTTTGGCAATCCCGCTAGTGTTTCTCATGCTTATGGTTGGGCAGCAGAAGCAGGGGTCAAACAAGCCAGAGAAACCATTGCTGCCGGGATTCAGGCATCACCCGAGGAAATTATTTTTACCAGTGGCGCAACAGAAGCGAATAATTTAGCGATTAAAGGGGTTGCCGAAGCTTATTTCAGTCAAGGGCAACATATTATTACCGTTGCCACAGAACATCGTGCCGTGCTTGATCCATGTCAGTATTTAGAAAGCTTGGGGTTTGAGGTGACCTTCCTCCCCGTGAGAGAAGATGGACTGATTGACTTAGCCACATTAAAGCAAACGATTCGCGAAGATACGATTTTGGTTTCCGTGATGGCTGCGAACAACGAAATAGGTGTTTTACAACCCTTAGCAGAAATTGGTCAAATTTGTCGGGAAAAAGAAGTCCTGTTTCATACCGATGCCGCACAGGCAATTGGTAAAATTCCTCTAGATGTGGAAGCAATGAACATCGATTTAATGTCCTTAACGGCCCATAAAGTCTACGGTCCAAAAGGAATTGGGGCACTCTATGTCCGTCGTCGCCAGCCGAAAGTCCGTTTAGCCTCACAAATGCAAGGGGGCGGACAAGAACGGAATTTCCGTTCTGGAACGCTCTATCCGCCGCAGATTGTTGGCTTTGGTAAAGCAGTGGAACTGGGTTTAGCGACAATGGAAGCCGAAGGAGAACGACAAGCCAAATTGCGCGATCGCGCTTGGCAAGAATTATCGCAACTGGAAGGAGTTTATCTTAACGGTCATCCCACTCAACGCCTCCCCGGAAACTTGAACATTAGCGTCGCCGGAGTCGATGGAACGGCGCTTATTTTAGGCTTACAGCCAGTGATGGCCGTTTCTTCCGGTTCCGCCTGTTCTTCCCAATCCACTGCCCCTTCCCATGTCATCACTGCCCTCGGCAGGAATCAATCTCTTGCTAACGCTTCAATTCGGTTTGGTCTGGGGCGTTTTACCACCCGTGAAGACATGGATCGCGCGATCGCGCATACCATTAGTACGATTGAATCTTTACGGAATGCAAAGGCGTAACTTTCAGCTTGATCAACAAACTTCAGTTGCAGTCTCTTAAAAGCAATGGCTTAAGTTAACATCAAAACATTAGGTCACAATGGTCGAACAAGCAGTAAATCAAAGCAGAATTTGATGTTATCGGTCCCAGAGGCAGAAAACCTAATTTTAGAGCAAGTAAACCCCCTCACGGCAGCAGAACCGGTGAGTTTAGACGCAGTAGCTGGGAGAATTCTGGCGACTCCAATTCGGAGTGCGTTGGACTATCCTCATGAGGATAATTCAGCAATGGATGGATATGCAGCGCGATCGCGCGATCTCTCCCAAGCGAGTCCTGACCAACCCGTTACTCTCGATATTGTCGAAGAAATCCCGGCTGGGGTTCCGCCGCGTCACGAGTTGCAAAGCGGAGAAGCCGCGCGGATTTTTACTGGCGGTATTTTACCGTTGGGTGCCGATACCATTGTCATGCAAGAAGATACGCAACAGCAAGGCAAGCAAGTACAAATCTTTTCTGCAGCAACACCAGGACAGTTTGTTCGCCAAAAAGGAAGTTTCTATCAAGCACAACAGCCCTTATTACCCTCAGGAATTCCCATTGGCGCGCCAGAAATTGCTATTTTAGCAGCCATGCAATGTCAAGAAATAGCGGTGTATTGTCCCCCGCGAGTGAGTCTTTTTTCCACAGGCAATGAGTTAATTACTCCAGAAGAAAAATTACAGCGAGGACAGTTGGTGGACTCTAATCAATCTGCTTTAAAGGAGTTGGTGAAAGTGCAAGGGACTGTTCCGATTCCATTGGGCATTATTCGGGATGATCCAGAGTTAATCAAAAGCGCGATCGCGCAAGCCATTGCTGCTTCTGATTTAGTCATTTCTACCGGCGGCGTTTCTGTTGGTGACTATGATTATATTGAGCAAATTTTAACGGAATTAGGGGGAACCATTCACATTAATTCGGTTGCGATTAAACCGGGAAAACCATTAACGTTTGCCACTTTCCCCAACTGTTATTACTTTGGGTTACCGGGAAATCCGGTTTCAGCACTGGTAACATTCTGGCGATTTGTCGCTCCGGCAATTAAAAAACTGAGTGGACAAACGAATCATTTAACGCCGACTTTTGTCAAGGCAAAAACACAACAAGAACTCCGAGCCAATGGCAAACGAGAAACTTATTTATGGGGACAAGTTGAAGCCATTGCAGGAGACTATCAATTTCAAGTTGCAGGGGGAAGTTATAGTTCTGGAAACTTAATTAATCTTGCTCAAACCAATGCTTTAGCCGTTCTTCCCATCGGAACAAAATTGATTTCCGCACAAGAAATAGTAGAAGTCATGTTAATTTCCTAGTTTGATCAATGACCAATGACCAATGACTAATGACTAATGACTAATGACTAATGACTAATGACTAATGACCAATGACTAACGACTCATAACTAATGACTAATTTAATTCTATTTTGGCATCGCCGTGACCTCCGCCTTGATGATAATCTTGGACTTCATCAAGCCCAAAAACATTCTCAAAACGTTGTTGGTATTTTTTGTTTTGATCCACAACTGTTACAGTCTAAGCAAGTTGCCCCAGCCCGCATTAAATATCTTCTCGGCTGTTTAAAAGAATTGCAAACTCGCTATCAAAAAGCAGGAAGTGAATTACTAATTTTACACGCTGATCCAGTAACCGCAATTCCTGAATTAGCAACCACTTTAAATGCAACGGCTGTCTTCTGGAATAATGATGTTGAGCCTTACGGGAGAAAGCGCGATCGCGCAGTACAATCAGCACTAGAGACAAAAGGTATTTCGGTTCAAACCTTTTGGGACCAACTCCTCCACGCCCCCGGCGAGATTCTTACCCAAGGCGAAGATCCCTATAGAGTTTATACCCCCTTCTGGAAAAATTGGCAAAAACAAGCCAAAGCCGAACCTGTTGGTCAAATTCGACAATTAACTGGCTTAACTGACTCAAAACAGGCAAAAACAGCAACTGTAGAGGTAATTGCCCTGCCAACCCTCAGAAATTTAGGCTTTACTTGGGATAATGAACTTCCCCTTCCGCCTGGAGAAACGTCTGCCAGAGAAAGATTGGAACAGTTTTGTGATCGCGCCATCTTAGATTACGATCAAAATCGTAATTATCCCGCAATTGAAGGCACATCAATGCTTAGTGCTGCTCTGAAATTTGGCGCGATCGGTATTCGAGAAGTGTGGCAAGCCACAGAAACAATCTGGGAAGATGCTCGTAGCGATGAAGCCAGAGAGAATATTAATGCTTGGCGACAGGAACTCGCCTGGCGAGAATTTTACCAACACGCCCTTTATTTTTTTCCCGAACTAGCAGACGGACCTTATCGCAACCAATTTAAGAACTTCCCCTGGGATAATAACCCTGAACATTTCCAAGCGTGGTGTGAGGGGAAAACCGGCTATCCGATTGTGGATGCCGCGATGCGCCAACTCAATACAACCGGCTGGATGCACAATCGCTGTCGGATGATTGTTGCCAGCTTCCTCACCAAAGATTTAATCATTAATTGGCAATGGGGAGAACAATATTTTATGCAAACCCTCTTTGATGGCGACTTAGCTGCGAATAACGGCGGCTGGCAATGGAGTGCCTCCAGTGGTATGGATCCCAAACCCTTACGCATTTTTAACCCTGCTTCCCAAGCGCAAAAATTTGATCCGGATGGGGAATATATTCGCTATTGGCTACCGGAATTAAATTCCCTTGAAACAGGAGATTTACTCACCGGAAAGATTACTCCAATTGAACGGGAAAGTTTGGGGTATTCTCAACCAATTGTCGATCACAAACAAAAACAACGAACCTTCAAACAGCTTTATCAGCAACAAAAAGAACAGTGATTTTTGAGAGTCTTGAAGTCGTTGAGGAGTTGATCGCAAAAGCTAAGACCAACCAAGGCTTACAGGTCTTTGCTCCCACTTTTAAGAAAGTTTATCACACCGGTCAGAAAGTGACAAAGGAGTTTAAGAAAATGATGGAGATCGTAATTTAACGATTATTTAAATCAATAAAATTATACGGTTGTACCCCAGTGGTGATAATTCTGGAGCTTATTTAATCTTTATTCCTAAGACTCTTTTTAGAATTTTGTAACATTTGACCCGTTTACGCTGGTTACCGTTTAGATTAAAAGTATCAATCCTATCAATTATTTAACTGAGAAGGAAAGGAAGTTTTTGAGGGGTTGTTCCCTGAAATATATTTCAGAAGATTTCTGGATCGTCTTATTAATCAGTATGTGATCCAGAAAGTTTCTTGCTATCTGGGGACAATCAACGAAAAAGTTCTGCATATCATATTATTACTGAAAATGAATAACAATATTACAACTACCAGTGGCAAATGTCCGGTGATGCACGGCGCGATTACGAAAAATAGCATCTCCAATACTGAATGGTGGCCCAAGGCACTCAACCTCGATATCCTGCATCAGCACGATCACAAGACCAATCCGATGAGAGCGGACTTCAACTATCGGGAAGAGGTCAAGAAACTTGATTATGATGCGCTCAAGAAAGACCTGCACGCACTAATGACGGACAGCCAGGGCTGGTGGCCAGCAGACTGGGGCCACTATGGCGGGCTAATGATCCGCATGACTTGGCACGCAGCAGGGACCTACCGGATCGCTGATGGTCGTGGCGGTGCGGGGACAGGTAATCAGCGTTTTGCGCCCATCAACTCCTGGCCGGATAACACCAACCTGGACAAGGCGCGCCGTTTGCTTTGGCCCATCAAACAGAAATACGGCAACAAGCTCAGTTGGGCCGATTTAATTGCCTACGCGGGTACTATTGCCTATGAATCCCTGGGTCTAAAGACCTTCGGTTTTGCCTTTGGACGGGAAGATATCTGGCATCCCGAAAAGGATATTTACTGGGGTTCGGAGAAGGAATGGCTTGCCCCCAGCGACAATCCCCATAGCCGCTATTACGGCGAGCGGGATCTCGAAAATCCGCTGGCTGCCGTGATGATGGGTCTGATCTATGTCAACCCCGAAGGCGTGGACGGCAATCCCGACCCACTCAAGACGGCGCATGATGTGCGTGTCACCTTTGCCCGGATGGCCATGAATGACGAAGAAACCGTCGCCCTGACCGCTGGTGGTCACACGGTGGGTAAATGCCACGGTAACGGCGATGCTGCCTTGCTTGGCGCAGAACCCGAAGCCGCCGCTCTCGAAGAGCAGGGCTTGGGCTGGAACAATAAGACCAGCCGCGGTGTTGGTCGTAACACCGTGACCAGCGGCATTGAAGGTGCCTGGACGACCTATCCCACCCGATGGGACAACGGCTATTTCCAACTGCTCCTCAATTACGATTGGGAATTAAAGAAAAGTCCTGCCGATGCCTGGCAGTGGGAACCGATCAACATCAAGGAAGAAGACAAGCCCGTTGATGTCGAAGACCCCACGATCCGCCATAACCCAATCATGACTGATGCTGACATGGCGATGAAGATGGACCCTGAATACCGGAAGATCTCCGAGCGCTTCTACCATGACCCCGAGTACTTTGCTGAAGTCTTTGCGCGGGCCTGGTTCAAACTGACCCACCGGGATATGGGGCCAAAGACTCGTTACATCGGCCCGGATGTGCCGCAAGAAGACCTACTCTGGCAGGATCCGATTCCCGCCGGGAATACTAATTATGATGTTCAAGCGGTGAAGGAGAGAATTGCTGCCAGCGGTCTGAGCATCAGCGACATGGTATGTACTGCCTGGGATAGCGCCAGAACCTTCCGGGGGTCGGATAAGCGTGGAGGGGCAAACGGAGCACGGATTCGCTTAGCTCCGCAGAAAGATTGGGACGGCAACGAACCAGCACGTCTGGGCAAAGTGCTAGCCGTACTCGAAGGCATCGCAGCAGATACCAGTGCTAGCGTCGCGGATGTCATCGTCCTCGCGGGTAATGTCGGTATTGAGCAGGCGGCTAAAGCGGCTGGCTTTGACATTACCGTTTCCTTTTCCCCTGGTCGTGGCGATGCAACGGACGAAATGACCGATCCCGAATCCTTTGCCGTGCTGGAACCGGTCCATGATGGCTACCGGAACTGGCTCAAGAAAGACTACGCCGTCAGCCCTGAAGAGCTAATGCTTGATCGCACGCAACTGATGGGGTTGACGGCTCCTGAAATGACGGTGCTGCTTGGCGGGATGCGTGTTTTAGGGACTAACTATGGTGGCAGCAAGCACGGTGTGTTCACTGAGCAAGAAGGGATATTGACCAACGACTTCTTCGTGAATCTGACGGACATGAATTATACATGGAAGCCTGCTGGTAATAACCTGTATGAAATCCGCGATCGCGAGACCGATCAAGTCAAGTGGACGGCGACACGAGTCGATCT
This sequence is a window from Cyanobacteria bacterium GSL.Bin1. Protein-coding genes within it:
- a CDS encoding NAD(P)-binding protein, with protein sequence MKNYDYVILGAGLGGLSAAACLTRQGYQVAVLEQHYLPGGCCHTFDYGEYRFCADVHYIYQCGEGQTVQQFLNYINRHVSFNSLDSDCIDRVITPEVDFRIPLNWEKFRDRLIAHFPEEARGINLYCDEIKQLHQDIQRLNNEGLQWFNLDWSDWLSLPKYWHLFTRRNWTLQNLYDRIGLSPKLQALLAGQSGDYGLPPSKIALLTHASLVFDYAEGAYYPQHHFKDLVDTIVSAITEGGGIVQYSTAVQHIEVENHQVKSITAGEETYQADIAYISDLDPKLTVELMHDPKAISRQEYQRLTGYEYSASAFNIYLGLDSRFDPHRYGIGNWNIWYYPNSDLNQAYQQQLQGNLEHPWLFLSCPTLKSREPGMAPDSHHVLEIATVCPYKPFQELHATDLKAYKAKKRETYKEVMASVRDLVPDIDQYIRMKVFGTPTTSEYYLGQPQGNMYGANLIPQQIGLNRLGYKTELPNLFLVGASAGYPSVPGVINNGMDVVELLTGESVRQQQPELVTSSS
- a CDS encoding zinc-binding alcohol dehydrogenase family protein, whose amino-acid sequence is MRAMTLEKVGQPLREAELAVPKPEPKQVLLKVQVCGVCRTDLHIVDGELPDPKLPLILGHQIVGTVVETGREASQFSVGMRVGVPWLGQTCGCCRYCLAGRENLCDRALFTGYDLNGGYAEYAVADEQFCFAIPKGFPNLQAAPLLCAGLIGYRSYRMTEEAQKIGFYGFGAAAHILIQVANYQQRQVYAFTRPGDTKGQAFARELGAVWAGGSDETPPDLLDAAIIFAPVGQLVPAALKALTKGGIVVCAGIHMSDIPSFPYRILWEERVVRSVANLTRQDGEEFLALAPLIPIRTKVTAFPLAAANEALHALQVGEINGAAVLVMPDEKD
- the gap gene encoding type I glyceraldehyde-3-phosphate dehydrogenase, which produces MVRVAINGFGRIGRAFMRIAHPYPNVEVVAINDIAIASDQAAYMLKYDSVYRRYPGKVGCNEQGLVIDDKNIPILAEKDPAALPWKDMGIDVVIESTGVFRSAEKAGLHVSAGAKRVIISAPAKGGDVPTVVHGVNDETIDPERDRVISAASCTTNCLAPIASILDKEFGIEKGWMTTVHAYTADQRVVDMAHNSWTRGRTAAQNIVPTSTGAAVAVGLVLPQLKGKLDGIALRVPTPTGSVVDLNAVLGTAVAAEDINAAFNKYAEGEMKDILATSEWPLVSSDCVQDPHSSIVDLSSTKVMDGNFVKILAYYDNEWGYSNRLVDLAAAM
- a CDS encoding IscS subfamily cysteine desulfurase, with protein sequence MMQRPIYLDCHATTPVDPQVLEAMLPYFTEHFGNPASVSHAYGWAAEAGVKQARETIAAGIQASPEEIIFTSGATEANNLAIKGVAEAYFSQGQHIITVATEHRAVLDPCQYLESLGFEVTFLPVREDGLIDLATLKQTIREDTILVSVMAANNEIGVLQPLAEIGQICREKEVLFHTDAAQAIGKIPLDVEAMNIDLMSLTAHKVYGPKGIGALYVRRRQPKVRLASQMQGGGQERNFRSGTLYPPQIVGFGKAVELGLATMEAEGERQAKLRDRAWQELSQLEGVYLNGHPTQRLPGNLNISVAGVDGTALILGLQPVMAVSSGSACSSQSTAPSHVITALGRNQSLANASIRFGLGRFTTREDMDRAIAHTISTIESLRNAKA
- the katG gene encoding catalase/peroxidase HPI, translating into MTTTSGKCPVMHGAITKNSISNTEWWPKALNLDILHQHDHKTNPMRADFNYREEVKKLDYDALKKDLHALMTDSQGWWPADWGHYGGLMIRMTWHAAGTYRIADGRGGAGTGNQRFAPINSWPDNTNLDKARRLLWPIKQKYGNKLSWADLIAYAGTIAYESLGLKTFGFAFGREDIWHPEKDIYWGSEKEWLAPSDNPHSRYYGERDLENPLAAVMMGLIYVNPEGVDGNPDPLKTAHDVRVTFARMAMNDEETVALTAGGHTVGKCHGNGDAALLGAEPEAAALEEQGLGWNNKTSRGVGRNTVTSGIEGAWTTYPTRWDNGYFQLLLNYDWELKKSPADAWQWEPINIKEEDKPVDVEDPTIRHNPIMTDADMAMKMDPEYRKISERFYHDPEYFAEVFARAWFKLTHRDMGPKTRYIGPDVPQEDLLWQDPIPAGNTNYDVQAVKERIAASGLSISDMVCTAWDSARTFRGSDKRGGANGARIRLAPQKDWDGNEPARLGKVLAVLEGIAADTSASVADVIVLAGNVGIEQAAKAAGFDITVSFSPGRGDATDEMTDPESFAVLEPVHDGYRNWLKKDYAVSPEELMLDRTQLMGLTAPEMTVLLGGMRVLGTNYGGSKHGVFTEQEGILTNDFFVNLTDMNYTWKPAGNNLYEIRDRETDQVKWTATRVDLVFGSNSILRSYAEVYAQDDNKEKFVQDFVAAWTKVMNADRFDLA
- a CDS encoding molybdopterin molybdenumtransferase MoeA → MLSVPEAENLILEQVNPLTAAEPVSLDAVAGRILATPIRSALDYPHEDNSAMDGYAARSRDLSQASPDQPVTLDIVEEIPAGVPPRHELQSGEAARIFTGGILPLGADTIVMQEDTQQQGKQVQIFSAATPGQFVRQKGSFYQAQQPLLPSGIPIGAPEIAILAAMQCQEIAVYCPPRVSLFSTGNELITPEEKLQRGQLVDSNQSALKELVKVQGTVPIPLGIIRDDPELIKSAIAQAIAASDLVISTGGVSVGDYDYIEQILTELGGTIHINSVAIKPGKPLTFATFPNCYYFGLPGNPVSALVTFWRFVAPAIKKLSGQTNHLTPTFVKAKTQQELRANGKRETYLWGQVEAIAGDYQFQVAGGSYSSGNLINLAQTNALAVLPIGTKLISAQEIVEVMLIS
- a CDS encoding 4-(cytidine 5'-diphospho)-2-C-methyl-D-erythritol kinase (catalyzes the phosphorylation of 4-diphosphocytidyl-2-C-methyl-D-erythritol in the nonmevalonate pathway of isoprenoid biosynthesis), whose protein sequence is QQPEQVEAGRKQAHSANLVSAIAQQNYPKIGQLLYNDLEKVVFPAYPQVEALKAAFQEENEVLGAMMSGSGPTVFALCSPNAVADNIVKAVKSKLKDATLEFWITELTGHGIQIK
- a CDS encoding deoxyribodipyrimidine photolyase, yielding MTNLILFWHRRDLRLDDNLGLHQAQKHSQNVVGIFCFDPQLLQSKQVAPARIKYLLGCLKELQTRYQKAGSELLILHADPVTAIPELATTLNATAVFWNNDVEPYGRKRDRAVQSALETKGISVQTFWDQLLHAPGEILTQGEDPYRVYTPFWKNWQKQAKAEPVGQIRQLTGLTDSKQAKTATVEVIALPTLRNLGFTWDNELPLPPGETSARERLEQFCDRAILDYDQNRNYPAIEGTSMLSAALKFGAIGIREVWQATETIWEDARSDEARENINAWRQELAWREFYQHALYFFPELADGPYRNQFKNFPWDNNPEHFQAWCEGKTGYPIVDAAMRQLNTTGWMHNRCRMIVASFLTKDLIINWQWGEQYFMQTLFDGDLAANNGGWQWSASSGMDPKPLRIFNPASQAQKFDPDGEYIRYWLPELNSLETGDLLTGKITPIERESLGYSQPIVDHKQKQRTFKQLYQQQKEQ